AGGAGCTGCAAGACATTTTGGACCCTTCATCGtcagaagaggaagatcATCCTTCGCCTGGATCCTCGTCGACTCTGTCCACTAATCACGACGGATTCCTCTTCGGATACTACTCTCTTTCTCATTCACTTCGCAGTTATCATCCTCCGCCTCCCAAAGTTCCAGTGCTGTGGGACATCTACCTGGATAACGTTGCGCCGCTTATACCTATGTTTCATAAGCCCACCGTACGAAAACTTCTTACGGATGCAGCTCAGAATCCGAACTTCCTGGACAAGAATTCCGAAGCCTTGGTCCTTTCAGTCTACTATGTTACTATAGTCAGCATGTCGCCTGAACAATGCTTCTCCATTCTGGGCGATGATCGTGATACAGCGGTAACCCGATACCGGTTCGCAGTCGAGCAGGCATTGTCCAAAGCCGGTCTTCTCAATACGCAGAGCCTGATGCTGTTGCAAGCTGCTGTACTCTTTCTGATTGGTGTGCGGCGTGAGGATGACACTAAATTTGTCTGGACCATGACAGCGGTGGTTCTGCGCCTGGCTCAAGGTATCGGCCTGCATCGTGACGGAACAAACTTTGGCTTGAAGCCCTTTGAAACTGAGATGCGTCGGCGACTGTGGTGGCATATTTGCTTGCTGGATATCAAGTCAGCCGAAGAGCATGGTACTGATGCACAAATTCAGGATAGGATGTTTGATACTCGCCTTCCGCTGAATATCAACGACGATGATATCACACTCGATATGCAGGAGCCACCCGAGGAGCGTGTAGGGTTCACCGAAATGACCTTTTGCTTGGTTCGTTGCGAGATTACTGCCGCACTCAAAAGGATCAGTTCCATGTGTCCTACCAACCTTCCCCATCCCGAGAACACACAACAACCCGCGGACTCTTGTGCAAAATTGATTCAGGAGGTCAACAAACGGATTGAGGAGCGATATACCCAACACTGTGACATGAACGTGCCAGTACAATGGGTCTGCGCCACTGTTGCTCGTCTGATTTTGGCCAAGCTTTGGCTCATAGTTCATCATCCTATGACTCGAAAAGATCCGGCGGCTGGCAATTTGACCATAGCGTCTCGTGAGACTTTGTTTGTCACCTCGGTCGAGATTGCAGAGTTTACTCGGCTGCTGGGTCGAGATCAGACCACTGCCAAATGGAGCTGGCTTTTTGTGACAAATATGCAATGGCATTTGATTGCCTTTGTGCTGTCAGAGCTTTGTGTTCGCCCGCTCAGCCCACTCACTGATCGTGCATGGCAGGTGGTGAGTTCATTGTATGAAACATGGGGCTTAACTGCAAAACATAGGAAGGGAATGCTCTGGCGGCCGCTTTCCCGGTTAATGAAGCGGGTGGCTGCCTtccgagagcagcagcagcagcagcaacaacaacaacaacaacagggCTTACAGAACACTTCCGATCCCAGCTCTGCTCCGAGCCTATTCACACCTTATCACCCTGGTGTCTGGCAGAGTGCTGTCCAGCCTTACCTGGCTGGTGGTGTCCCTCAAATTCGAGACCTTTCGGTCCCAGGGAGTGTTCAGCCCGCGAGCCAGCCTATCGCTGGGCCGACTTTCGATGCCGAAATCGTGCCCGAGCTCTTTCCCAATGTCACCTGGCCGGCACTGCCGGATTCTCAAAGCATGAGCGCAAAAGACCCATTGAGTACAGCCGCACCGATCGAGATATCAGAAAATTTCCTGGGTCCTACCACGACAAGCCAAGATCCTGCCCTTCAACAAAACTGGGAAGCGTGGGATCAAGTGATGCGCGACTTTCAGATGGATGttcaagaagcgcaaacaAGCCATCCACTAGGCAATATTTCGGACTGGCTTGCTTGATCAGCGTGTTACGTCGAATCTCGTTAATCTACTCGCCCCAGCTCCCTACTCTTCGGCCCTGGAGGCCAACACAGTCTTACTCAGGGACGCATTCGACTTTTCCTTGATGGATAAAGCATCTTCCTCTGCGCCCTTTAATATGAAGATCTCAGCTCTCTTACGGCCATGAaatttctctcctctcaaCGACTCAGTATGAACTCTCAACTCCCATGATGAACGACGTACGACTTGGCTGGCCCACATCTTATACTCTGTTACAAACAGGGGTGTGGTTCTCGAAGCAATTGACAGCACGCCCTCTGGCCCAGGGATATGAACCTTTGTGCGAACTCAGTTTCTCACAACGTACCTGACCGTTGAGCGGTCTGAATTTGTATATTATAATACATAGTGTATAGTATAGGTGTATACATATATGACAAGATTGTGATAATATTCTTACAAATGTCAACGTAGACATGTGCTTTCTAATACAATCCACACTCCGAGTAAGTCAACACTGATACTCTTCGTATCCAGAGTATACCCATCTTCACGTGACGTTGAACACAAGCCAAACAGGCTACGTAATCAACCGCGGGTGGAGCACACAGGTATGACCTTAGTATGTCCTCTATCGGGTTGTGTACACAGTAGCTTCATCCGCACTTTGTCAACTGGACATTCGACAGCGAAACTTCCACTCCAAGTCACGCCGCATCATTCTCTCAACTCGTCCCGAACGGCCCCAGTTCATTCCTGATACAATAGACCAGCATGCCTCCCAAACGAATACAGACccccagctcctcctccctctcctccgGCCCAGCAGTCCTATCCTCTAATTCCTCTGTATTCCAAATCGCCCACCATGTATGGCAGCAGTACCTCACCACAACGCCGCAGCGCACCATGATGCTTGACGCCTTCATGGTGTTTTTGTTGTTTGTCGGCGCTGTGCAATTCCTCTATTGCGTATTGGCTGGAAACTACGTGAGACCTGTTCCCCGTTCCGTTGGCAGCATTACAAATTGAGATAGGATGTTGACGAGTGATGGTTCCATAGCCCTTCAATGCTTTCCTGAGCGGGTTCTGTGCCGCGGTTGGCCAGTTCGTGCTTACGGCTAGTTTGCGCATGCAGACGAGTAGCGAGCTGAAGGGGGTAAACAGTAAGCCCAGTTCCAAGGGGAAGAATGCGCGATTTGCGGCGGTGGAAGGCGGGGAGCAGCAGGGTGCGGTGTCTCATGAAAGGTGAGTTCTGGTTTTGTTTATTTTATATGCTAGTTGGATGCTAGGAATATGAGAGGTGAGAATTTACTGACTGATTGGTTTGCTGCTGGTAGGGCGTTTGCCGATTACATCTTCGGGAGTCTGATTCTGCACTTTTTCTGTATCAATTTCATCAATTGAATGCGGGCTGTTAACAGGTGAAAAGATATTCGGTGGAGTCAGAAGGATGGCGGTAGTTCATGTTGTCGGCTTGCGAGACAGGAGGGCGTGGTcttcgcttcttctgggcctACGCGGTACTTTGTGAGCTTCAACGGGATAAATCATGAGACTGTACTTTGTTGGCCTTGGCCATTTATACTGCATTGTCGAGATAAAAGTGCTACTGATGGCTGGATACCCAATAGCTGCACCAGAATGGCATCACATTCAATCTACGGAGAGAGTCCAGAGCCCGCTCGTGTATGAACTCCTCTAAATTTGTACATCGGGTATATGTCTATGCTTGAACATGATCCTAAAATGCTCGTCCGGGTCTCCTTTTGATCTGTGGCTTCTTGACCACGGTTCCTCCTCCACTTGCTCCATTGGTCCCGTTTCTCGTGGTCGAAGATGCAGTGACACCACCAATTCTTCGTGCGCCGGTAACAGCAGGACGTCGTACAACGGATCCCGCCTCTACTTCCTTCTTTCGTCTGGAGGGATCGTTGCGCTCCTGCTCTCGTAACTTCTCGGCCGCGGCACGCTCGCGGTCGGCGGCCATTTGGGTCTCGATCTCCATCCGTCGATTGAATTCCTGTTCGGTGACGCGACGTTCTCGTTGGGAAtagcccttctccttgacggaGTAGAACACACCTCCAAGTTCGGCGAGCCACTAAATTCTCAAGGTTAGACTCTGTTGCTTCACTGTttcagatgaagatggttcGGCTTACGTGTGGGTCCACTGCAGTCACAGTCGACATATACTCCTTGCTTGTCAAGATCAATTCGTGGTAGACCACGTATTCTGGCACATAACCTAGGCCATACAGAGCGCTTGTGGGGTGGAGCTGCATGCTCACGCTTGTCCTGAGGTTGATGAACTCGCCGATACCCTTAACCTTGGCCGCTTGGTGGTAGAAGCCGGAGCAGATGCACTTGCGGATCACGTCCCAGTCTGTCCCACAGCTTACCAGTCGCATCTTCTGAACTGTCATAATATCATGGAGTTGCTCGCGGACCTCCTTGGCCCGTCGCAGAGCCTTGGGGTGAAGGAAGTGTTTCATACACCATCCATCGGAATAACCGTTGGATTTCCATTGTGTGTAAACGTGAAGAAGAGTCAAGTGGTCAGACTCCGGAACGAAAAATTTCTCGCGCGCCGCGTCTGACTCTTCCTGTCGCTCCTTTGGGCGATAGAAGACACTAGGAACCGACAGCATGGAAACAATCGTCAGCATCTCCTCGCTGCACCCGTATTCCTCAGAAGCCGTAATGAGCAGCTTAGCGAGCGGAGGGTCCATGGGAAACGGAGTCATAGCACGACCTAGGGGAGTCAGATCGCCCAGGTTATCCAACGCGCCCAATGACCAGAGCTCGAAAAGTGATGTCGAAATGGTCTCCTGTGGCGGTGGGTCCATGAAATCAAAATCCAAAAGATCCTTCACTCCAAGTGATTTGAGAAGCAAAACAGTGTTTGAAAGACTCGTTCGCTGAATTTCCGGTATCGTTTGAATATATAGTTCGTTTTTGTAGGCCGACTCGGTATACAAACGGTACGCCTTTCCAGGCCCTGTTCGACCTGCTCGGCCAGAACGTTGATTCGCATTGGCTTGAGAGATAGGGGTGATCTGAAGCGTGTCCATACCCATGCGTGGATTGTACACTTTCAGCTTTGAGTATCCTGAATCAACGACAAACATGATCCCATCAACAGTCAAGCTTGTTTCGGCGATATTCGTGGCAACAATGACTTTTCGGACGCCAGGAGGGGCCCGTTCAAAAATCTTCGCCTGCTGCTCTGCTGGCATCTGACTGTATATCGGTAATATGCTAAGCTTCGGAGGATCATTAAGCATCTTCAGCCGCTCGTCGATCAACTCGCACGTTacttcaatatcttcctgACCTGTCATGAAGACAAGTATGTCCCCCGGCCCCTGCGAGACATGAATTGCCAAGACCTGCTTGACCGCACTGTCGACGTAGTCCTCGCACGGAGTACGGGAGAAGTGGAGGTCCACCGGGAACGTTCGTCCAGGGATGATAAACTCGGGGGCACCACCAAAGAATCGAGAAAAGCGTTCTGAATTCATGGTGGCTGAGGTGACGATCAGCTTCAGATCCCTTCGACGCGCCAATACCTTCTTCAAAAGGCCCATCAGAACATCGGTATTTAAAGCTCTTTCGTGTGCTTCATCCATGATGA
The DNA window shown above is from Aspergillus fumigatus Af293 chromosome 1, whole genome shotgun sequence and carries:
- a CDS encoding putative C6 transcription factor; translation: MSFPPIDPMSSASQPLSSPSSSSNPSGYIKSTSVDHAANPGTHTAHDPPSIRSCVTCRRRKVRCNKRTPCSNCVKAGIECVFPPPGRAPRKSKRPHDAELLSRLRRLEGVIEHLSGKKSGAVEPLFTVSSPSQQEPGSASPQEGRQTTPQTQGVQAGKCPFVLDSDPKAVKPRNLEHDFGRLVIDEGRSRYVSNRLWASLGDEIEELQDILDPSSSEEEDHPSPGSSSTLSTNHDGFLFGYYSLSHSLRSYHPPPPKVPVLWDIYLDNVAPLIPMFHKPTVRKLLTDAAQNPNFLDKNSEALVLSVYYVTIVSMSPEQCFSILGDDRDTAVTRYRFAVEQALSKAGLLNTQSLMLLQAAVLFLIGVRREDDTKFVWTMTAVVLRLAQGIGLHRDGTNFGLKPFETEMRRRLWWHICLLDIKSAEEHGTDAQIQDRMFDTRLPLNINDDDITLDMQEPPEERVGFTEMTFCLVRCEITAALKRISSMCPTNLPHPENTQQPADSCAKLIQEVNKRIEERYTQHCDMNVPVQWVCATVARLILAKLWLIVHHPMTRKDPAAGNLTIASRETLFVTSVEIAEFTRLLGRDQTTAKWSWLFVTNMQWHLIAFVLSELCVRPLSPLTDRAWQVVSSLYETWGLTAKHRKGMLWRPLSRLMKRVAAFREQQQQQQQQQQQQGLQNTSDPSSAPSLFTPYHPGVWQSAVQPYLAGGVPQIRDLSVPGSVQPASQPIAGPTFDAEIVPELFPNVTWPALPDSQSMSAKDPLSTAAPIEISENFLGPTTTSQDPALQQNWEAWDQVMRDFQMDVQEAQTSHPLGNISDWLA
- a CDS encoding putative oligosaccharyl transferase subunit Dad1 → MTLVCPLSGCVHSSFIRTLSTGHSTAKLPLQTSMPPKRIQTPSSSSLSSGPAVLSSNSSVFQIAHHVWQQYLTTTPQRTMMLDAFMVFLLFVGAVQFLYCVLAGNYPFNAFLSGFCAAVGQFVLTASLRMQTSSELKGVNSKPSSKGKNARFAAVEGGEQQGAVSHERAFADYIFGSLILHFFCINFIN
- a CDS encoding putative mRNA splicing factor RNA helicase (Prp16), with the protein product MASDGMPPAKRLKSSNLPPHLRDAKRKDIDNWETNRMLTSGVAQRRDFEGDFLPEDEEGTRVHLLVHDLRPPFLDGRTIFTKQLEPISAVRDPQSDMAVFSRKGSKVVRERRQQRERQKQAQEATTMAGTALGNIMGVKEDEGDSAVAMPVEDTYRSGNKFAQHLKKDEGGQSSFSKSKTLREQREYLPAFAVREELLRVIRDNQVIVVVGETGSGKTTQLTQFLHEDGYSKYGIIGCTQPRRVAAMSVAKRVSEEMEVDLGAEVGYAIRFEDCTSKDTVIKYMTDGVLLRESLVQPDLDKYSCIIMDEAHERALNTDVLMGLLKKVLARRRDLKLIVTSATMNSERFSRFFGGAPEFIIPGRTFPVDLHFSRTPCEDYVDSAVKQVLAIHVSQGPGDILVFMTGQEDIEVTCELIDERLKMLNDPPKLSILPIYSQMPAEQQAKIFERAPPGVRKVIVATNIAETSLTVDGIMFVVDSGYSKLKVYNPRMGMDTLQITPISQANANQRSGRAGRTGPGKAYRLYTESAYKNELYIQTIPEIQRTSLSNTVLLLKSLGVKDLLDFDFMDPPPQETISTSLFELWSLGALDNLGDLTPLGRAMTPFPMDPPLAKLLITASEEYGCSEEMLTIVSMLSVPSVFYRPKERQEESDAAREKFFVPESDHLTLLHVYTQWKSNGYSDGWCMKHFLHPKALRRAKEVREQLHDIMTVQKMRLVSCGTDWDVIRKCICSGFYHQAAKVKGIGEFINLRTSVSMQLHPTSALYGLGYVPEYVVYHELILTSKEYMSTVTAVDPHWLAELGGVFYSVKEKGYSQRERRVTEQEFNRRMEIETQMAADRERAAAEKLREQERNDPSRRKKEVEAGSVVRRPAVTGARRIGGVTASSTTRNGTNGASGGGTVVKKPQIKRRPGRAF